A region from the Colwellia sp. PAMC 21821 genome encodes:
- the gltB gene encoding glutamate synthase large subunit has translation MNDMSKKSQGLYRAEFEHDSCGIGFVANLKGKKSHDIIENALTMLSCMEHRGGTGFDVKSGDGAGILIQIPHEFLSQETASLGFTLPDAGNYGVGMIFFPPEQAQSDACRKTLNQNITDLGLTLLGYRNVPGDNSMLGAASLESEPNIEQVFIAKPEGLSAQAFERKLFVLRKYTSHQINDTIANERDEFYVTSMSSTKIVYKGQFTTQQVRQYYLDLQDERTISGLAMFHSRFSTNTFPAWRRAQPFRYIAHNGEINTVRGNINWMNAREALFSSVNFSDAELKMLTPICNNDNSDSANLDMAIELLVLSGRSLAQVMMMMVPEAWQTQTDMDATKLAFYEYYACIMEPWDGPASLSFTDGNVIGATLDRNGLRPSRYLLTDDGTLVMGSETGTLCVDQSTVVEKGRLQPGKIFIADLEQGRIISDDEVKQQVSSAQPYGQWLAKNKIELDKLPVPRASIAQPPLTELRKIQKAFGYTSEDLNLVLAGMVGTSKEPLGAMGTDTPLAVLSHRPQQLSHYFKQLFAQVTNPPIDPIREELVMSLRGYIGKSLNLLEETAAHCHKVEIDQPVLTNEQLRKLQYIDNDHLQSKTISITFKANGQAGALKKALDRVCLYAKNAVEDGYAILILSDREVDSDHVAIPSVLATAAVHHYLIREKLRSYADIILESADIRETHHFATVIGYGAAAVNPYLALESMYGLRDEGVLDTTLTNEQIADKYTAAVGSGLLKTFSKMGISTLQSYLGAQVFEALGINSDVVDQYFTGTVSRIEGLSLDQIAQEALLRHREGFPEASRIAIENLLPTGGEYSWRHDGERHLFSPTVIRLLQHSTASNDTNQFKQYTKTVDEQSKEAFTLRGLLELSSDRPAIPLSEVEPIENIFKRFASGAMSFGSISWEAHTTLAIAMNRIGGKSNSGEGGEDPIRFTPLENGDSMNSRIKQVASGRFGVTSHYLTNADELQIKMAQGAKPGEGGQLPGDKVDAWIGKTRGSTPGVGLISPPPHHDIYSIEDLSQLIFDLKNANRDARVNVKLVSEAGVGTVASGVAKAYADVVLIAGHDGGTGASPLSSIKHTGLPWELGLAETHQTLVRNKLRSRITVQTDGQLKTPRDLAIATLLGAEEYGMATTALVVEGCIMMRKCHLNTCPVGIATQDKGLRDRFTGRADILVNFFTMMAEGLREIMAELGFNSIEQMVGQTQCLKQRKDVDHWKYKGVDLTPLLHKVECDENETLYQSINQKHLIDDIIDRKMIKDAKAALDSQQSVALEYDVINTDRTIGAMISNEISKKYQAEGLPENTIKVKFNGSAGQSFGCFSAKGLHFELEGDANDYFGKGLSGANLVVYPSKQAKFSASENILIGNVAFFGATSGSAFIRGIAGERFCVRNSGATAVVEGVGDHGCEYMTGGKVVILGSTGRNFAAGMSGGVAYVLDKNNDFAPKCNMEMVALETVDSAAESLELKALITQHFDATGSDVASDLLKDWDNSVKRFVKVMPIDYKRMQGYMNDVRSSGKFESEYDIAVEAFDIHLNNIASAKA, from the coding sequence ATGAATGATATGAGCAAAAAATCCCAAGGTCTTTATCGCGCCGAGTTTGAACATGACAGTTGTGGCATTGGCTTTGTAGCCAACCTAAAGGGTAAAAAATCTCACGATATTATTGAAAATGCACTCACCATGTTGAGTTGTATGGAACATCGTGGTGGTACTGGATTCGACGTAAAAAGTGGCGACGGTGCCGGCATTCTTATTCAAATCCCTCACGAATTTTTAAGCCAAGAAACGGCTAGCTTAGGGTTTACCTTACCAGACGCAGGAAATTACGGCGTTGGGATGATTTTTTTCCCACCTGAGCAAGCGCAGAGCGACGCGTGCAGAAAGACATTAAACCAAAATATTACTGATCTGGGCTTAACCTTATTAGGTTATCGAAATGTCCCGGGTGATAACTCAATGTTAGGTGCTGCTTCACTTGAAAGCGAACCAAACATTGAACAAGTGTTTATTGCCAAGCCAGAAGGATTATCAGCTCAAGCGTTTGAGCGTAAGCTATTTGTGCTGCGTAAATACACCTCTCATCAAATTAATGACACTATTGCCAACGAACGTGACGAATTTTATGTCACCTCAATGTCATCAACCAAAATTGTTTATAAAGGCCAATTTACGACCCAACAAGTTCGCCAATATTATCTTGATCTACAAGACGAGCGAACTATCTCTGGTTTGGCGATGTTCCATTCTCGTTTCTCAACTAACACTTTTCCCGCTTGGCGTCGTGCACAACCATTTCGTTATATCGCCCATAATGGCGAAATAAACACTGTTCGCGGTAACATTAACTGGATGAATGCCCGTGAAGCATTGTTTAGCTCCGTTAATTTTAGCGACGCTGAATTAAAAATGTTAACACCCATTTGTAATAACGATAACTCTGACTCTGCCAACCTAGATATGGCCATTGAGTTATTGGTACTAAGCGGACGTTCGCTAGCACAAGTTATGATGATGATGGTGCCTGAAGCTTGGCAAACACAAACCGATATGGATGCCACTAAGCTCGCATTTTATGAGTATTATGCTTGTATCATGGAACCGTGGGATGGCCCTGCCTCGTTATCGTTTACCGATGGTAATGTTATCGGCGCGACACTAGATCGTAACGGTTTACGTCCTTCGCGTTACTTGTTAACCGACGATGGTACGTTAGTCATGGGGTCTGAAACAGGTACCTTATGCGTTGATCAATCAACGGTTGTTGAAAAAGGTCGCTTGCAGCCAGGTAAAATTTTTATTGCTGATTTAGAGCAAGGTCGTATCATCAGTGATGACGAAGTAAAGCAGCAAGTAAGCTCGGCACAGCCTTATGGCCAATGGCTAGCGAAAAATAAAATTGAGTTAGATAAGTTACCTGTACCTAGGGCTTCTATCGCACAGCCGCCATTAACTGAGCTACGTAAAATACAAAAAGCCTTTGGTTATACCAGCGAAGACCTTAATTTAGTGCTTGCTGGCATGGTTGGTACGTCTAAAGAGCCGCTTGGCGCTATGGGTACAGATACACCATTAGCCGTGCTCTCGCATCGCCCACAACAGTTATCACATTACTTTAAGCAGTTGTTTGCTCAGGTGACTAACCCACCAATCGACCCAATTCGTGAAGAACTGGTGATGTCATTGCGTGGTTATATCGGTAAGTCACTTAACTTACTTGAAGAAACAGCCGCCCATTGTCATAAGGTTGAAATTGACCAACCCGTGCTAACCAATGAGCAATTACGCAAGTTGCAGTATATTGATAATGACCATCTGCAATCAAAAACGATCAGTATTACTTTTAAAGCCAACGGCCAAGCCGGCGCGCTTAAAAAGGCACTTGATCGAGTTTGTTTATATGCAAAAAATGCCGTTGAAGATGGTTATGCCATCTTAATATTAAGTGATCGTGAAGTTGATAGTGACCATGTCGCTATTCCGTCAGTTTTAGCGACAGCAGCGGTGCATCATTATTTAATTCGTGAAAAGTTACGTTCTTACGCAGATATTATTCTTGAATCTGCTGATATTCGTGAAACACATCACTTTGCTACTGTTATTGGCTATGGCGCAGCAGCCGTAAACCCATACCTAGCACTAGAGAGTATGTATGGTTTACGTGATGAGGGCGTACTTGATACTACGTTAACCAACGAACAAATTGCCGACAAGTACACTGCCGCTGTGGGCAGCGGTTTATTGAAAACTTTTTCTAAAATGGGTATTTCAACGTTACAGTCTTATTTAGGCGCACAAGTTTTTGAAGCTTTAGGCATAAACTCTGACGTTGTTGACCAATACTTTACTGGTACTGTCAGTAGAATCGAAGGCTTAAGCTTAGATCAAATCGCTCAAGAAGCGCTTTTACGTCACCGTGAAGGTTTCCCTGAGGCGAGCCGTATCGCCATTGAGAACCTATTACCCACCGGTGGTGAGTACTCGTGGCGTCATGATGGCGAACGTCATCTATTTAGCCCTACGGTTATTCGTTTACTTCAGCATTCAACAGCGAGTAACGATACTAATCAATTTAAGCAGTATACAAAAACCGTTGATGAACAAAGCAAAGAAGCCTTTACCTTGCGTGGCTTACTTGAGCTAAGCAGCGATCGCCCTGCTATACCATTGAGTGAAGTTGAACCGATTGAAAATATTTTTAAACGCTTTGCATCAGGCGCCATGTCATTTGGCTCAATCTCTTGGGAAGCACACACAACTTTAGCCATTGCCATGAACCGTATTGGTGGTAAGAGTAACAGTGGTGAAGGTGGTGAAGACCCTATTCGTTTTACGCCGTTAGAAAATGGCGATTCAATGAATTCACGTATTAAGCAAGTTGCTTCGGGTCGTTTTGGCGTAACTAGCCATTACTTAACGAATGCTGACGAACTACAAATAAAAATGGCGCAAGGCGCAAAACCAGGTGAAGGTGGTCAATTACCGGGTGATAAAGTAGATGCTTGGATTGGTAAAACACGTGGTTCAACACCAGGTGTAGGCTTAATTTCGCCACCACCACATCACGATATTTATTCTATTGAAGATTTATCGCAACTGATTTTTGATCTTAAAAACGCCAACCGTGACGCTCGTGTTAATGTTAAATTGGTTTCTGAAGCCGGTGTAGGTACTGTCGCATCAGGTGTGGCCAAAGCCTATGCTGATGTAGTACTTATTGCGGGTCACGATGGCGGCACAGGTGCTTCTCCATTAAGTTCAATTAAACATACTGGTTTACCGTGGGAACTTGGTTTGGCTGAAACCCATCAAACCTTGGTACGTAATAAATTGCGTAGCCGTATTACCGTACAAACTGATGGCCAACTTAAAACACCGCGCGACTTAGCCATTGCAACCCTGCTTGGTGCTGAAGAGTATGGCATGGCAACTACAGCACTTGTGGTTGAAGGCTGTATTATGATGCGTAAGTGTCATTTAAATACATGTCCTGTTGGCATTGCAACACAAGATAAAGGCTTACGTGATCGCTTTACGGGTCGTGCCGATATTTTAGTTAACTTCTTTACCATGATGGCGGAAGGTTTACGCGAAATCATGGCTGAACTTGGCTTTAATAGTATCGAGCAAATGGTTGGTCAAACTCAGTGTCTTAAGCAGCGTAAAGACGTTGACCATTGGAAATACAAAGGTGTTGATTTAACACCGCTATTGCACAAAGTAGAGTGCGATGAAAACGAAACACTATATCAATCCATTAATCAGAAACATCTAATTGACGATATTATTGATCGTAAGATGATAAAAGATGCCAAAGCGGCACTTGATAGTCAGCAAAGTGTTGCACTTGAATATGATGTTATTAACACCGATAGAACCATAGGTGCAATGATTTCAAATGAAATATCTAAAAAGTATCAAGCTGAAGGCTTACCAGAAAATACTATTAAAGTTAAGTTTAACGGCTCAGCAGGTCAAAGTTTTGGTTGTTTCTCAGCCAAAGGCTTACATTTTGAACTTGAAGGCGATGCCAATGATTACTTTGGTAAAGGGCTTTCTGGGGCAAATCTTGTGGTATACCCGAGCAAGCAAGCTAAATTCTCAGCCAGTGAAAACATATTAATTGGTAATGTTGCGTTCTTTGGCGCAACGTCAGGCAGTGCCTTTATACGGGGAATTGCAGGTGAGCGTTTCTGTGTTCGTAACTCGGGTGCAACCGCTGTTGTTGAAGGCGTTGGCGATCACGGTTGTGAATACATGACCGGCGGTAAAGTCGTTATATTGGGCTCAACGGGTCGTAACTTTGCCGCAGGTATGTCTGGTGGCGTCGCTTATGTACTTGATAAGAACAATGACTTTGCACCTAAATGCAATATGGAAATGGTAGCCTTAGAAACAGTAGATAGCGCTGCAGAAAGTCTTGAATTAAAAGCACTAATCACCCAACATTTTGATGCTACAGGCTCAGATGTCGCGAGTGATTTACTAAAAGATTGGGACAACAGTGTTAAGCGCTTCGTTAAAGTAATGCCTATTGATTACAAACGAATGCAAGGTTACATGAATGACGTGCGCAGCAGCGGGAAGTTTGAGTCAGAGTATGACATTGCCGTTGAAGCATTCGATATCCATTTAAACAACATAGCTAGCGCTAAAGCTTAA
- a CDS encoding type II toxin-antitoxin system RelE/ParE family toxin, with amino-acid sequence MNIEFSESAIYDLEDIRIYYTEQQVPLVGESFISAIIAHIETLPANPKIGRQVPEFAMSSIRELIHSPFRIVYVLNDTNIQIIRVWRSERLMQLP; translated from the coding sequence GTGAATATTGAGTTTTCAGAATCTGCTATATATGATTTAGAGGACATCAGAATATATTACACGGAGCAACAAGTACCGCTTGTTGGCGAGAGTTTTATTTCTGCAATAATCGCTCATATTGAAACATTACCTGCTAACCCTAAAATAGGCAGACAGGTGCCTGAGTTTGCCATGTCATCAATCAGAGAGTTAATTCACTCTCCCTTTCGTATCGTTTATGTATTAAACGATACGAATATTCAAATAATCAGGGTGTGGCGAAGCGAAAGACTAATGCAATTACCATAA
- a CDS encoding NF038104 family lipoprotein produces MKKVTLSIFMLSVLVSLSGCIAVAVVSTAVGVTTSVVGGAIDVVDAVTPDIIDDDDEQEDDVQ; encoded by the coding sequence TTGAAAAAAGTTACGCTAAGCATTTTTATGCTCTCTGTGCTTGTTAGCTTATCTGGTTGTATTGCGGTTGCTGTTGTATCCACTGCAGTAGGTGTCACTACATCAGTTGTTGGTGGTGCTATCGACGTTGTAGACGCGGTAACTCCGGATATAATTGACGATGACGATGAACAAGAAGACGACGTTCAATAA
- a CDS encoding response regulator: protein MSVEALYKVILYPFINESLASLKAMTNLVGEAGEAFVDNVDDFRFKGYAVCSEVTGGLDGVIMMHHYPETAVAIGNSVCEHMFEEKYQFTEINEELSNALAEWGNTIVGRSTDLHGRYSLDYKFSSPYFVHNVNDMEKYLAGVTEVITVPISIDGVGRYYFNLLIRNVEYQSIGIKREASTGISNPYTTALPLESKILLVDDSGMIRKALKRYLSQLGYNNVIEADDGAVAVTMVQEQNPDFLFMDVVMGELNGDLALAKIRDNGSNVPVVMLSSVTDQTLIKSCESLGISGFIFKPIQADNGAKIIKDYLKIA from the coding sequence ATGTCAGTAGAAGCGCTATATAAAGTTATTTTATACCCATTTATCAATGAATCACTTGCTAGTTTAAAAGCAATGACAAACTTGGTTGGCGAAGCTGGAGAAGCTTTTGTAGATAACGTTGATGACTTTCGCTTTAAAGGCTATGCCGTATGCTCTGAAGTTACCGGTGGTTTAGATGGCGTAATCATGATGCATCATTACCCAGAAACCGCCGTTGCTATTGGTAATTCTGTTTGTGAACATATGTTTGAAGAAAAATATCAATTTACTGAAATAAATGAAGAGTTAAGTAATGCCCTAGCAGAATGGGGTAATACAATAGTGGGTCGCTCAACCGATTTACATGGCCGTTATAGTTTAGATTATAAATTTTCTAGTCCTTATTTTGTTCATAATGTTAATGACATGGAGAAATACTTAGCGGGTGTAACTGAAGTTATTACTGTGCCTATTTCTATAGATGGTGTTGGTCGTTATTATTTTAACTTGTTGATCCGTAATGTTGAATATCAATCGATAGGCATTAAGCGAGAAGCTAGCACGGGTATTAGTAACCCTTACACCACAGCATTACCACTAGAAAGTAAAATACTTTTAGTGGATGACAGCGGCATGATCCGCAAAGCTCTAAAACGTTACTTATCACAGTTGGGCTATAACAATGTTATTGAAGCCGACGACGGCGCGGTAGCAGTAACTATGGTGCAAGAACAAAATCCTGATTTTCTGTTTATGGATGTCGTGATGGGTGAATTGAATGGTGACTTAGCCTTAGCTAAAATTCGTGATAACGGCAGCAATGTACCCGTGGTCATGTTGTCTTCAGTAACCGACCAAACGTTAATTAAGAGCTGTGAAAGCCTGGGTATTTCTGGTTTTATTTTTAAACCAATTCAGGCCGATAATGGTGCGAAAATCATCAAAGATTACCTAAAAATAGCGTAA
- a CDS encoding type II toxin-antitoxin system Phd/YefM family antitoxin → MQSKFSEDVIPLSDLKINPGKVVNHAKDSHRPILITSRGRGIAVVQGLDDYEKAIEELAFTKAIAKGMLDIKEGNKSSLNDVKARLGLTL, encoded by the coding sequence ATGCAATCAAAATTTTCAGAAGATGTCATTCCATTATCAGATCTTAAAATCAATCCGGGTAAGGTAGTTAATCATGCTAAAGATTCACATCGACCGATATTAATAACAAGTCGTGGCCGTGGTATCGCTGTCGTTCAAGGCTTAGATGATTATGAAAAAGCGATTGAAGAACTCGCTTTTACTAAAGCGATAGCTAAAGGCATGTTAGATATTAAAGAAGGTAATAAATCTAGTCTCAACGATGTTAAAGCAAGGCTTGGTTTAACATTGTGA
- a CDS encoding NYN domain-containing protein, producing the protein MQNSSKSPKIAIFVDVQNIYYTTRDTFQQQFNYRAFWQEISQQGEIVLANAYAIQRSDDQQHKFQKALKHIGFDVKLKPFIQRRDGSAKGDWDVGIAVDVMEAAPEVDIVILLSGDGDFDLLLRKIMQRDGVKTHVYGVTALTAQSLINAATEFFPIDRNLLL; encoded by the coding sequence ATGCAAAATAGCTCAAAATCACCCAAAATTGCTATATTTGTGGATGTACAAAATATTTATTACACCACACGGGATACTTTTCAACAGCAATTTAATTATCGCGCCTTTTGGCAGGAAATCAGCCAGCAGGGTGAAATTGTTTTGGCTAATGCTTATGCAATACAACGCAGTGATGATCAACAGCACAAATTTCAAAAAGCCTTAAAACACATTGGTTTCGATGTAAAACTCAAGCCTTTTATTCAGCGACGAGACGGCTCTGCAAAAGGCGATTGGGATGTGGGTATAGCGGTTGACGTTATGGAAGCAGCACCTGAAGTCGATATTGTTATCTTACTTTCTGGTGATGGTGACTTTGACTTATTACTCAGAAAAATTATGCAACGAGACGGTGTAAAAACTCATGTTTATGGCGTTACAGCTTTAACCGCACAGTCATTAATTAATGCCGCGACTGAATTCTTTCCTATCGATCGTAATCTATTGTTGTAG
- a CDS encoding lysozyme translates to MKFKYFALYGLIALLGACSQTPKVPDQSSPSNRSPSIKTSDPSIFKTNQACINIIKEFEGVRLKAYKGLSGAFLIGYGHMPGVHKGMKISQKQAEKLLKEDLNRFERDVTRHVKVPITENQFSAMVCLSYNIGSGNFHKSTVLRKINNNLPTEAADAILMWNKVNKKVNPHQVKRRERERALFIMP, encoded by the coding sequence ATGAAATTTAAATATTTTGCTCTCTATGGCTTAATCGCTTTACTTGGCGCTTGTAGTCAAACACCTAAAGTGCCCGATCAGTCTAGCCCATCGAATCGAAGCCCTTCGATAAAAACAAGCGACCCAAGTATCTTTAAAACAAACCAAGCCTGCATTAATATTATTAAAGAATTTGAAGGCGTGCGCCTCAAAGCTTATAAAGGCCTTTCGGGTGCTTTTCTCATTGGTTATGGCCATATGCCTGGTGTCCATAAAGGGATGAAAATATCGCAAAAACAAGCTGAGAAGTTGCTTAAAGAAGATTTAAATCGCTTTGAAAGAGACGTTACCCGACATGTGAAAGTACCGATAACTGAAAATCAGTTTAGTGCCATGGTTTGTCTCTCGTACAATATTGGAAGCGGTAATTTTCATAAGTCGACAGTACTGAGAAAAATTAACAATAATTTACCAACAGAAGCAGCTGATGCCATTTTAATGTGGAATAAAGTGAATAAAAAAGTAAACCCTCATCAAGTTAAGCGTAGAGAAAGGGAAAGAGCTTTATTTATTATGCCTTAA
- the plsB gene encoding glycerol-3-phosphate 1-O-acyltransferase PlsB yields the protein MMLAIRKLFYLLLRLPIKLLVRCKVVADEIINSGQLTTEQPVFYVLRHQSASDVLSLRTACKKANLPDPLAPVNVDGETFSRLLFLEKPKALFNWRKPQKTTAIAQGFELLNAHANNEELDAQLIPANVIWGRTPTKEKNNTNVGALLTDQESPTWLRKFFIVLFLGRHTMVRFSEAISFRHMADKHGSDEASARKLMRIARFHFHRQIIAATGPRLMHRQQMFANLMVNPAIKRVISEEVKNKNITEAEAKKQALAIMDEIAGDYRDVTVRFGERILGWLWNRLYNGIEVNKAERLRNLAQEGHEIIYVPCHRSHMDYLLLTYVIFQQGLVTPRIAAGINLNFWPAGPIFRKAGAFFIRRSFKGNRLYSTIFREYLSLLFERGYSVKYYSEGGRSRTGRLLSPKTGMLAMTIQSMLRGIDRPLTLVPVYLGYEHVMEVGTYHKELSGSQKKGESIFGVIKAIRNLRNYGKGYVNFGEPININQFLNNQVPDWKQAIDPIDPQKPTWLNPCVNVLAQKVMTSINQCAALNGVALVSLILHATENKALTKAELISQLDFFIDIQRAAPYHTELTIPNESGAELLAHVILLNKVTINQDSFGDIISLSESAILELRYYRNNIIHTFILPSLVCRLLERNAKISQDSLLGQTQRLVALLQTDLFLWQSVEDVEHQVLAVCQFLAEKGIVKQSKSGAWSLSSDDDNRAKIRLIAECVNETMQRFAIITSLLGQLAPVKKSELNEKVVAIAQRLSVLNDINAPEFIDKKAQSTLITAMKDHGYIVLDDDDKLVDSSTLSLLKSSVSNLVDIEVLQSIVR from the coding sequence ATGATGTTAGCCATTCGTAAATTATTTTATTTATTATTACGTTTACCGATAAAGTTGTTGGTGCGTTGCAAAGTTGTTGCCGACGAAATAATTAATTCAGGTCAATTGACCACTGAGCAGCCGGTATTTTATGTACTGCGCCATCAATCAGCTAGTGATGTTTTATCGCTGCGTACCGCCTGTAAAAAAGCTAACTTACCTGATCCCTTAGCGCCGGTAAATGTTGATGGCGAAACCTTCTCTCGTTTATTGTTTTTAGAAAAACCCAAGGCTTTATTTAATTGGCGAAAACCGCAAAAAACCACGGCAATAGCACAAGGCTTTGAACTACTTAATGCTCACGCTAATAATGAAGAATTAGATGCTCAACTAATTCCTGCCAATGTTATTTGGGGACGCACCCCAACAAAAGAGAAAAACAACACCAACGTTGGTGCGCTGCTAACCGATCAAGAATCGCCGACCTGGTTAAGAAAGTTTTTTATCGTATTATTTTTAGGTCGCCATACCATGGTGCGCTTTAGTGAAGCTATTTCATTTCGCCACATGGCAGATAAACATGGCAGTGATGAAGCCAGTGCACGGAAACTAATGCGTATTGCGCGTTTTCATTTTCATCGTCAAATTATTGCGGCCACCGGGCCTAGGCTTATGCATCGCCAGCAGATGTTCGCTAATTTGATGGTTAATCCCGCTATAAAACGGGTGATCAGTGAAGAAGTGAAAAATAAAAACATCACTGAAGCAGAAGCGAAGAAACAAGCTTTAGCAATTATGGACGAAATTGCCGGCGATTATCGTGATGTTACCGTACGTTTCGGCGAACGAATTCTCGGTTGGCTATGGAATCGACTGTATAACGGCATTGAAGTTAATAAAGCTGAACGGTTAAGAAACTTAGCGCAAGAAGGTCATGAAATAATCTACGTACCTTGCCACCGCAGTCACATGGATTATTTACTCCTGACCTATGTTATTTTTCAACAAGGCTTAGTAACCCCGCGCATTGCTGCCGGTATTAATTTAAATTTCTGGCCTGCGGGCCCTATTTTTAGGAAAGCAGGTGCCTTTTTTATTCGCCGCAGTTTTAAAGGCAACAGACTTTATTCGACTATCTTTCGTGAATATTTAAGCTTACTTTTTGAACGTGGTTATTCTGTAAAATATTACTCGGAAGGTGGCCGAAGCCGAACAGGTCGTTTACTTTCACCTAAAACGGGTATGTTGGCGATGACTATTCAAAGTATGCTGAGAGGCATCGACCGACCGTTAACCTTAGTGCCGGTTTATTTGGGTTATGAACATGTAATGGAAGTGGGTACTTATCACAAAGAATTGAGCGGTAGCCAAAAGAAAGGTGAATCGATATTTGGCGTGATTAAAGCGATTCGCAATTTGCGTAATTACGGTAAAGGCTACGTTAATTTTGGCGAACCCATCAATATTAATCAGTTTTTAAATAATCAGGTTCCTGACTGGAAACAAGCAATAGACCCTATTGACCCACAAAAGCCAACATGGTTAAACCCCTGCGTTAACGTGCTTGCACAGAAAGTTATGACCTCAATCAACCAATGTGCCGCGTTAAATGGCGTTGCCTTAGTTTCATTAATTTTACATGCGACAGAAAATAAAGCACTGACTAAAGCCGAGTTAATAAGTCAACTTGATTTTTTCATCGATATACAACGTGCTGCGCCTTACCACACCGAGTTAACCATACCAAATGAAAGCGGCGCAGAGCTTTTAGCGCATGTCATATTATTGAATAAAGTGACCATTAACCAAGACAGTTTTGGTGACATTATTTCTTTAAGCGAAAGCGCAATATTAGAGCTACGCTACTATCGCAATAATATTATTCACACCTTTATATTACCGTCATTGGTGTGTCGTTTATTAGAACGTAATGCAAAAATTAGTCAAGATAGTTTGCTCGGTCAAACTCAGCGTTTAGTCGCATTATTGCAGACCGATTTATTTTTATGGCAATCAGTAGAAGACGTAGAGCACCAAGTGCTCGCCGTTTGTCAGTTCTTGGCTGAAAAGGGAATTGTAAAACAAAGCAAGTCAGGGGCTTGGTCATTAAGCAGTGACGATGACAATAGAGCGAAAATACGGTTAATCGCAGAGTGTGTTAACGAAACCATGCAACGATTTGCCATAATAACATCATTGCTTGGCCAATTAGCTCCGGTTAAAAAGTCTGAATTAAATGAAAAGGTTGTTGCTATCGCTCAACGTTTATCCGTACTAAACGACATCAATGCGCCTGAATTTATTGATAAAAAGGCACAATCAACCTTAATTACAGCAATGAAAGATCACGGTTATATCGTATTAGATGACGATGATAAATTAGTAGATAGCAGCACATTAAGCTTATTAAAAAGCTCGGTCAGTAATTTAGTCGATATCGAAGTTCTGCAAAGTATCGTGCGTTAA